One Lachancea thermotolerans CBS 6340 chromosome F complete sequence DNA window includes the following coding sequences:
- the MSS4 gene encoding 1-phosphatidylinositol-4-phosphate 5-kinase (some similarities with uniprot|P38994 Saccharomyces cerevisiae YDR208W MSS4 Phosphatidylinositol- 4-phosphate 5-kinase involved in actin cytoskeleton organization and cell morphogenesis multicopy suppressor of stt4 mutation), which yields MSLASQEFFPARDTSSDTPRSSQERRCYSSPTSVESYDKTKPQDFKDAAMSPLCPLDGDRRDSSGAAEQPAPGPLRQVRPRGGSAVDDQDSIIDRRSVVENGSFIQGLNDDDKVLLNSNTSRHKPSRRATQDSLRQFPFDSGKHAKIVPVADPEEESPGAAASPADAVADADAELEELDNVATLRRSRPSRASSTRSFGTSNRPGAISDGSLKRSESATAEIKKMRESLLHKREMRKKQRNFLDDDRVLIGNKVSEGHVNFTIAYNMLTGIRVAVSRCSGIMKPLTPRDFRMTKKLAFDFHGNELTPSSQYAFKFKDYCPEVFRELRALFGLDPADYLMSLTSKYILSELNSPGKSGSFFYFSRDYKYIIKTIHHAEHQHLRRTLKEYYTHIKENPDTLVSQFYGLHRVKMPISFKSKIKHRKIYFLVMNNLFPPHLEIHATFDLKGSTWGRYTKVYNPPQNPDEEAHRPVLKDLNWLEEQRSILFGPVKKKKFLQQLERDVDLLARLNIMDYSLLLGIHDMEKGNDLIDERNRLTMFNPSQPQLKEVRRKSVAEEQMRNKSKTAVERFFQQDEGGIRASDQFNNDLNTIYYVGIIDCLTNYSCIKKLETFWRGLNHDLNEISAVPPRDYGSRFYDFMAASVNRTPVQRYKDNPKVKEFKDSPAPRKTTKEE from the coding sequence ATGTCTCTTGCGTCGCAAGAGTTCTTTCCTGCGCGAGATACCAGCTCCGATACGCCCAGATCGTCGCAAGAGCGGCGCTGCTACTCGTCGCCCACGTCCGTGGAGAGCTACGACAAGACGAAACCACAAGACTTCAAAGACGCGGCAATGAGTCCGCTGTGTCCGCTGGACGGAGACCGCCGCgacagcagcggcgcaGCAGAGCAGCCTGCACCCGGCCCGCTGCGCCAAGTGCGGCCGCGCGGCGGCTCGGCGGTCGACGACCAGGACAGCATCATTGACCGCAGAAGCGTGGTAGAAAACGGGTCGTTCATTCAGGGTTTGAACGACGACGACAAAGTGCTTCTCAACAGCAACACCTCGCGCCACAAGCCGTCCCGCAGGGCAACCCAGGACTCGCTGCGCCAATTCCCATTCGACTCCGGAAAGCACGCCAAGATTGTGCCCGTGGCTGATCCAGAGGAGGAAAGCcccggcgccgccgcctCGCCCGCCGATGCGGTTGCAGACGCAGACGCAGAGCTCGAGGAGCTTGACAACGTAGCCACACTGCGACGCTCCAGGCCCTCTCGCGCCAGCTCCACACGCTCTTTCGGCACCAGTAACAGGCCTGGTGCCATCAGCGACGGCTCACTGAAGAGGTCCGAATCCGCCACGGCcgaaatcaagaaaatgcGCGAGTCTCTATTGCACAAGCGCGAGATGCGCAAGAAACAGCGCAACTTCCTGGACGACGACCGCGTGCTGATTGGCAACAAGGTCAGCGAGGGCCACGTTAACTTTACCATCGCCTACAACATGCTGACCGGCATCAGGGTCGCTGTGTCCCGGTGTTCGGGCATTATGAAGCCGCTCACGCCCCGCGACTTCCGGAtgaccaagaagctggcgTTTGATTTCCACGGCAACGAGCTCACGCCAAGCTCTCAATATGcattcaagttcaaagacTACTGTCCAGAAGTTTTCCGGGAGCTCCGCGCGCTCTTTGGTCTCGACCCTGCGGACTACCTAATGTCTCTGACCTCCAAGTACATCCTCAGCGAATTGAACTCTCCCGGGAAAAGCGGCTCATTTTTCTACTTTAGCAGGGACTACAAGTACATCATCAAGACCATCCACCACGCGGAACATCAGCACCTGCGCCGAACGCTGAAGGAGTACTACACAcacatcaaagaaaaccccGATACGCTGGTCTCCCAATTCTACGGACTGCACCGTGTGAAGATGCCAATCTCgttcaaaagcaagatCAAGCACCGAAAGATATACTTCCTGGTAATGAACAACCTGTTCCCACCTCACCTGGAGATCCACGCGACCTTCGATCTGAAGGGCTCGACGTGGGGCCGCTACACGAAGGTGTACAACCCTCCACAGAACCCGGACGAAGAAGCCCACAGGCCGGTTCTCAAAGACCTGAATTGGCTGGAAGAACAACGCAGTATTTTGTTTGGGCCTGttaaaaagaagaagttccTTCAGCAACTGGAAAGGGACGTGGACTTGCTCGCGCGCCTGAACATCATGGACTATTCCTTACTGTTGGGCATACACGACATGGAAAAGGGTAATGATTTAATAGATGAACGCAATAGGTTAACCATGTTCAATCCCAGCCAGCCACAGTTGAAGGAAGTTAGACGCAAGTCTGTGGCCGAAGAACAGATGCGGAATAAGTCCAAAACGGCTGTCGAGCGattttttcagcaggaTGAGGGCGGTATACGTGCATCTGACCAGTTCAATAACGACCTCAACACCATTTACTACGTCGGAATCATTGACTGTCTCACAAACTACTCCTGCATAAAGAAGCTCGAAACGTTCTGGCGCGGGCTTAATCACGACCTGAACGAGATAAGTGCGGTCCCTCCACGCGATTACGGCAGCCGCTTTTACGATTTTATGGCTGCGTCTGTAAACAGAACCCCGGTCCAACGCTACAAAGATAATCCAAAGGTCAAGGAGTTCAAGGACAGCCCTGCCCCCAGGAAAACAACTAAAGAAGAATGA
- the BNA5 gene encoding kynureninase (similar to uniprot|Q05979 Saccharomyces cerevisiae YLR231C BNA5 Kynureninase required for biosynthesis of nicotinic acid from tryptophan via kynurenine pathway): MEKAVELDNQYPATHRDAMCIPTYESMGLRAPSANFSKFSPVTYLCGNSLGCMPRATREAVNSELDAWADRAVESHFRHRGEPQGLTSWVDIDLPLSNLLPSVVGGLESEVAVMGSLTANLNALLVAFYRPNSQKFKIICEKGAFPSDFYAFLNQCAIHGVDPEEALVRLEPREGETYLRTDDIIKAISENSEQLALVCLPGIQYYTGQLFDMKKITLYAHQFEDVVVGWDLAHAVGNVPLQLHDWGVDFACWCSYKYLNAGPGGIAGIFVHEKHAQVASHTQEGYMPRLAGWWGNNRERRFQMKEVFEPISGALGFRQSNPSVIDVVALRSSLEVIKDFGGIEALRERSLLLTGYLLKLLQNSPFYHESLTATPQSKPGFTIITPLDEDERGAQLSLLFSPHHDDPKLDTMEQVFKYLNERGVIVDERRPDVIRIAPAPLYNTFQDVFRTVDLLNKALQHV; this comes from the coding sequence ATGGAAAAGGCAGTTGAACTCGACAACCAGTACCCTGCAACGCACCGCGATGCTATGTGCATTCCTACCTACGAGTCCATGGGCCTCCGCGCGCCCTCGGCCaatttctcaaagttttctcCAGTAACCTACCTGTGCGGAAACTCGCTAGGGTGTATGCCCAGGGCCACCAGGGAGGCAGTGAACAGCGAACTTGATGCCTGGGCAGACCGTGCGGTCGAGTCCCATTTCCGCCACCGCGGCGAGCCACAGGGCCTGACCTCTTGGGTCGATATTGACCTGCCCCTTTCAAACCTGCTTCCATCCGTCGTGGGTGGGCTAGAGTCTGAGGTCGCCGTGATGGGGTCTCTCACCGCAAACCTAAACGCACTTCTGGTAGCCTTCTATCGCCCCAACTCGCAGAAATTCAAGATCATCTGCGAAAAGGGTGCGTTCCCCTCGGACTTCTACGCCTTCCTCAACCAGTGTGCGATCCACGGCGTGGACCCAGAGGAGGCCTTGGTGAGGCTGGAGCCCCGTGAGGGCGAAACCTACCTGAGAACAGACGATATCATAAAGGCAATTAGTGAAAACAGTGAGCAGCTGGCACTAGTGTGTCTACCTGGTATTCAGTACTATACGGGCCAGCTATTCGACATGAAGAAAATCACCCTGTATGCACACCAGTTTGAGGACGTGGTTGTCGGATGGGATCTTGCGCATGCGGTCGGGAACGTTCCTCTGCAGCTCCACGACTGGGGAGTTGACTTCGCGTGTTGGTGTTCGTATAAATATCTGAATGCGGGGCCTGGAGGAATCGCTGGTATTTTTGTGCACGAGAAACACGCCCAGGTCGCTTCTCACACCCAGGAGGGCTACATGCCGCGTTTGGCCGGCTGGTGGGGTAATAAcagagaaagaagattCCAAATGAAGGAGGTCTTCGAGCCAATATCCGGCGCCCTGGGGTTCCGTCAGTCCAATCCAAGCGTCATCGACGTAGTAGCTTTGCGCTCCTCCCTTGAGGTCATCAAGGACTTTGGCGGCATCGAAGCTTTACGCGAGAGATCTTTATTGCTAACGGGCTATTTACTGAAACTCTTACAAAATTCACCATTCTACCATGAATCTCTCACTGCCACTCCTCAGTCGAAACCAGGCTTTACTATCATAACGCCCTTGGATGAGGACGAGCGCGGTGCTCAGCTTTCATTGCTGTTCTCCCCCCACCATGACGACCCTAAGCTAGATACTATGGAGCAGGTTTTCAAATACCTGAATGAGAGGGGTGTTATCGTGGATGAGCGCAGGCCCGACGTGATCAGGATCGCCCCGGCCCCGCTCTACAATACTTTCCAAGATGTTTTCAGGACTGTTGACCTACTCAACAAGGCTCTTCAGCACGTTTAA
- the UME6 gene encoding DNA-binding transcriptional regulator UME6 (some similarities with uniprot|P39001 Saccharomyces cerevisiae YDR207C UME6 Regulator of both repression and induction of early meiotic genes. Ume6p requires Ume4 for mitotic repression and interacts with and requires Ime1p and Rim11p for induction of meiosis- specific transcription Ume6p is a C6 zinc finger URS1- binding protein.), whose translation MASEREPSDDPSVSPRSASPLKPASSAPGTPLAAVPPPQTSGLSAHIDSTRTPPDSQLDTAKPTSAPQNTPADSPEPALGLPDSAGRAVEHGSQRPHSSLPPPPIRGDRAGGGPPGEKIEAGKEEGVVKSDGKAAGAPDADVKSEGSGDSLDVTGNEEEKVAGDDAGSGGTGSDAGADEDEDEAAAARRMQLPHISTLLAMSREQDARGGPASNAVLARRSVFATSASRCSSSDSGSARETGSGVPAPALAVPGKVLGARKVLTPNRLYFNSHRSATDPSASPDHNYKINISSLLNSRGEDVYTLRSQEDPSSSPVFAGLVDSEDAGVVAPPTSQPRFINSKLDEVRSRVLLDPNSQSRPQPLPFAGAQWASRDDDSAAAGAAAAIITKMRSSPYGAHDDSNSSSRPGSASFRQHMRPVIRINQREYESDDSDENAIIEDDTEDELHDDYQRRGSNKISWNKSGMKKRVTRRQSAPSSNFKRRHSGYNDSAKRESRHSSTSSTSTVTSLLSAAALLGKVPSATSQEQGGAGQPRHKTLSVNHEPFLTPSSPKEKPRRKNNSGSRSRTGCWICRLRKKKCTEEKPSCHNCLRLNLECFYDHTKPDFISDTSKKNEKLEEIKKKTKEAKRMAMRRKP comes from the coding sequence ATGGCTAGTGAACGCGAGCCCTCAGACGATCCATCGGTTTCTCCGCGGTCAGCCTCGCCGCTCAAGCCCGCCTCTAGTGCGCCCGGCACGCCATTGGCGGCTGTTCCGCCGCCCCAAACTTCCGGGCTAAGCGCGCACATCGACTCCACGCGTACGCCGCCCGACTCGCAGTTGGATACCGCCAAGCCAACTTCTGCGCCGCAGAATACACCCGCCGACAGTCCTGAGCCGGCGCTGGGCTTGCCCGACAGCGCCGGGCGCGCTGTCGAGCACGGGTCCCAGCGCCCTCACTCCTCTCTGCCGCCGCCACCAATCCGGGGGGATCgtgccggcggcggccCGCCGGGCGAAAAAATTGAGGCCgggaaagaagaaggcgtcGTGAAGAGCGACGGAAAagccgcgggcgcgcccGACGCGGACGTGAAAAGTGAGGGAAGCGGGGACAGCCTCGACGTCACCGGgaacgaagaagagaaggtCGCGGGCGACGACGCCGGTAGCGGCGGAACAGGCAGCGACGCGGGCGcggacgaggacgaggacgaggcggccgcggcgcggcgAATGCAGCTGCCGCACATCTCGACACTGCTGGCGATGTCGCGCGAGCAGGacgcgcgcggcgggccGGCCTCGAACGCGGTGCTGGCGCGCCGCAGTGTGTTCGCCACGTCCGCATCGCGCTGCTCCAGTAGCGATAGCGGCAGTGCGCGCGAGACAGGATCCGGCGTCCCCGCACCCGCACTGGCGGTGCCGGGAAAGGTGCTGGGCGCGCGCAAGGTGCTGACGCCCAACCGGCTGTACTTTAACAGCCATCGCTCTGCCACAGACCCGAGCGCGAGCCCCGACCACAACTACAAAATCAACATCTCGTCGCTGCTCAACTCGCGCGGCGAAGACGTGTACACGCTGCGGTCCCAGGAGGACCCCAGCTCTTCCCCGGTGTTCGCGGGCCTCGTGGACAGCGAGGACGCGGGCGTCGTGGCGCCCCCCACGTCGCAGCCGCGGTTCATCAACTCCAAGCTGGACGAGGTGCGGTCGCGGGTCCTGCTGGACCCCAATTCACAGTCGCGCCCGCAACCACTGCCCTTTGCCGGCGCGCAATGGGCCTCGCGCGACGACGACTCCGCGGCCGCAGGTGCCGCCGCGGCCATCATAACAAAGATGCGGTCCTCGCCGTACGGTGCGCACGACGACTCAAACTCTTCGAGCCGACCAGGCTCGGCCAGCTTCAGACAACACATGCGGCCCGTGATACGCATCAACCAGCGCGAGTACGAGTCCGATGACAGCGACGAAAACGCGATCATCGAGGATGACACCGAAGACGAGCTCCACGACGACTACCAGCGGCGCGGCTCCAACAAGATCAGCTGGAACAAGAGCGGGATGAAAAAGAGGGTCACCAGAAGACAATCCGCACCCTCTTCCAATTTCAAACGCAGACATTCAGGCTACAATGACAGCGCCAAGCGCGAATCGCGCCACTCCTCCACCTCCTCCACCTCCACGGTCACATCTCTGCTGTCCGCGGCGGCGTTGCTAGGAAAAGTACCGTCTGCCACCTCCCAAGAACAAGGTGGCGCCGGCCAACCCAGACACAAGACTTTATCTGTTAACCACGAACCTTTCCTTACGCCCTCATCGCCGAAGGAAAAGCCCAGGCGAAAGAATAATTCCggctcgcgctcgcggACTGGTTGTTGGATCTGCAGGCTGCGCAAGAAAAAGTGCACTGAAGAGAAACCGAGCTGCCACAACTGTCTCCGGCTCAACCTGGAGTGTTTTTACGATCACACCAAGCCTGACTTCATCTCCGACACGtccaagaaaaacgagAAACTGGAAGAAATTAAAAAAAAGACTAAAGAGGCCAAACGCATGGCCATGAGAAGAAAACCTTAG
- a CDS encoding KLTH0F08030p (similar to uniprot|Q01896 Saccharomyces cerevisiae YDR039C ENA2 P-type ATPase sodium pump involved in Na efflux to allow salt tolerance likely not involved in Li efflux) produces the protein MPASPQTVPPLSQEFHTLSVRDTVHVLKTDANNGLRASDAQERLATYGENTLGDDSAIDFKSILIHQVCNAMILVLFISMVITLAIRDWISGGVIAFVVFINVAIGSFQEYKASKTMNSLKSLSTPSAHVVRDGSDETIASQQLVPGDLCVVKAGDTVPADLRLVECVNFETDEALLTGESLPIAKDSSQVYPATEDTPVGDRLNLAFASSTVSKGRATGIVVKTALDTEIGKIAQSLKGDNSLISKDENKSFWGNAAVTLKTTIGSFLGTTTGTPLHRKLSKLAVLLFFVAVVFAIVVMATQKFVVNKEVAIYAICVAVSMIPSSLVVVLTITMSVGAKIMATRNVVVRKLDSLEALGAVNDVCSDKTGTLTQGRMIVKQAWIPSFGTVTVSNSNDPFDPTDGNIELIPRFSPHEYNHNDTEDVGIITDFKNKFFADALPQELDSDLFMNWLKTATLANIAHVYQDPETGDWKAHGDPTEIAIQVFAHKMDFPRTALTLENQSDSESEVGSSTEKLPEQEAQYKHVAEFPFDSSVKRMSAVYDSLKENNRRHVFTKGAFERVLSCCTKWLPDGHDEKNARSMTQEDKDQVLKNVETLSSEGLRVLAFATKSFDEAQAQELGSKLTKDRDFVESELIFLGLVGIYDPPRPETAGAVKQFHKAGINVHMLTGDFPGTAKAIAQEVGILPSNLYHYPKEVVESMVMTAAQFDQLTDEEIDNLLVLPLVIARCAPQTKVRMIDALHRRDKFCAMTGDGVNDSPSLKKANVGIAMGINGSDVAKDASDIVLSDDNFASILNAVEEGRRMSDNIQKFVLQLLAENVAQALYLMIGLCFLDEQKLSVFPLSPVEVLWIIVVTSCFPAMGLGLEKSAPDIMEKEPKNSKVGIFTWEIILDMLVYGTWMAACCLACFVTVIYGKGNGQLGVDCNNSYSESCHYVFRGRAATFASMTWCALILAWEVIDMRRSFFKMQPETDTPYTQWMKDIWSNQFLFWSVIFGFLSVFPVVYIPVINDDVFKHKGIGYEWGLAFAYTVAFWIGAEVYKYFKRCYFKNKGKARNPENDLESKRVHDPFEKYNTAHSGSTTLQVTVGDYKN, from the coding sequence ATGCCCGCCTCCCCGCAGACAGTGCCGCCACTCTCGCAGGAGTTTCACACGCTGAGCGTGCGCGACACCGTGCACGTGCTCAAGACAGACGCCAACAACGGCCTCCGCGCGTCTGACGCGCAGGAGCGCCTGGCCACGTACGGCGAAAACACGCTCGGTGACGACTCCGCCAtcgacttcaaaagcatccTCATCCACCAGGTGTGCAACGCGATGATCCTCGTGCTGTTCATCTCGATGGTGATCACGCTCGCGATCCGCGACTGGATCTCGGGCGGCGTGATCGccttcgtcgtcttcatcaacgtGGCCATCGGGTCCTTCCAGGAATACAAGGCGTCCAAGACCATGAACTCGCTCAAGTCGCTCAGCACGCCTAGCGCGCACGTTGTGCGCGACGGCAGCGACGAGACCATTGCCAGCCAGCAGCTCGTCCCCGGTGACCTCTGCGTTGTCAAGGCCGGCGACACAGTGCCTGCAGACCTGCGTCTCGTGGAATGTGTCAACTTTGAGACCGACGAGGCCCTGCTGACCGGCGAGTCGCTGCCCATCGCCAAGGACTCGTCCCAGGTATACCCCGCCACCGAGGACACCCCCGTGGGTGACCGCCTCAACCTGGCCTTTGCCAGCTCCACAGTGTCCAAGGGACGTGCCACCGGTATCGTCGTGAAGACCGCACTCGACACCGAGATCGGCAAGATCGCACAGAGCTTAAAAGGCGACAACTCCCTGATCTCCAAGGACGAGAACAAGTCCTTCTGGGGCAACGCCGCCGTTACCCTCAAGACCACCATCGGCTCCTTCCTGGGCACCACCACCGGCACCCCGCTGCACCGCAAACTCTCCAAGCTGGCCGTCTTGCTATTCTTCGTCGCAGTGGTCTTCGCCATCGTGGTTATGGCCACCCAGAAATTCGTTGTCAACAAGGAGGTTGCCATCTACGCTATTTGTGTCGCAGTCTCCATGATTCCCTCCTCGCTGGTCGTGGTTCTCACGATCACTATGTCTGTTGGCGCCAAGATTATGGCAACCAGAAACGTCGTGGTGCGCAAGTTGGACTCTCTCGAGGCTCTGGGCGCCGTCAACGACGTTTGCTCCGACAAAACAGGTACTCTCACTCAAGGGCGTATGATCGTCAAGCAGGCTTGGATCCCCTCCTTTGGCACCGTGACCGTCTCCAACTCCAACGACCCATTCGACCCCACTGATGGCAATATCGAACTCATCCCCCGTTTCTCCCCACACGAGTACAACCACAACGATACCGAGGACGTCGGGATCATCActgacttcaaaaacaagttcttcgCAGACGCGCTTCCTCAAGAACTGGATTCTGATCTGTTTATGAACTGGCTAAAGACCGCCACACTGGCCAACATCGCACACGTATATCAGGACCCAGAAACCGGCGATTGGAAGGCCCACGGTGACCCCACTGAAATCGCCATTCAGGTTTTCGCCCACAAGATGGACTTTCCCAGAACCGCCTTAACTTTGGAAAACCAATCTGACTCTGAGAGCGAGGTAGGAAGCTCTACTGAGAAGCTGCCcgaacaagaagctcaatACAAACACGTTGCCGAATTCCCCTTCGACTCCTCTGTAAAGAGGATGTCTGCAGTGTACGATTCTCTAAAAGAGAACAACCGCCGCCATGTTTTCACCAAGGGTGCATTTGAAAGAGTCCTAAGCTGCTGCACGAAATGGCTCCCTGATGGCCACGACGAAAAGAACGCTAGATCTATGACCCAGGAAGACAAGGAccaagttttgaaaaacgtTGAGACGCTGTCTTCCGAAGGCTTGCGTGTCCTGGCCTTCGCCACCAAATCTTTTGATGAGGcacaagctcaagagctgGGCTCCAAGTTAACCAAGGATCGTGACTTTGTCGAAAGCGAGTTGATTTTCCTTGGCTTGGTCGGTATCTACGACCCCCCACGCCCTGAGACTGCTGGTGCCGTGAAGCAATTCCACAAAGCCGGCATCAATGTCCACATGCTAACAGGTGACTTTCCTGGTACTGCCAAGGCTATTGCTCAGGAAGTCGGAATTTTGCCCAGTAACTTGTATCATTACCCCAAGGAGGTTGTCGAATCTATGGTTATGACTGCCGCCCAGTTTGATCAGCTAACCGATGAAGAGATCGACAACCTACTGGTTTTGCCACTAGTCATTGCTCGTTGCGCGCCACAAACCAAAGTGCGGATGATTGACGCTTTGCACCGTAGGGATAAGTTTTGTGCCATGACTGGTGATGGTGTCAATGACTCTCCCAGTTTAAAGAAGGCCAATGTTGGTATCGCAATGGGAATTAATGGCTCAGATGTTGCCAAAGATGCTTCTGATATTGTTTTGAGTGACGACAACTTCGCTTCCATCTTGAATGCCGTCGAAGAGGGTAGAAGGATGAGCGATAACATCCAAAAGtttgttcttcagcttctcgcTGAAAATGTTGCACAAGCTTTGTACTTAATGATTGGGCTGTGCTTCTTAGATGAACAAAAGTTGTCCGTGTTCCCGCTATCTCCTGTCGAAGTCTTGTGGATTATTGTTGTTACGTCTTGTTTCCCCGCCATGGGTCTTGGACTTGAAAAGTCAGCCCCAGATATCATGGAAAAGGAGCcaaagaactcaaaagtAGGCATCTTCACCTGGGAAATTATCTTGGACATGTTAGTGTACGGTACTTGGATGGCTGCTTGCTGCCTGGCTTGTTTCGTAACCGTGATCTACGGTAAAGGCAACGGCCAACTGGGTGTGGACTGTAACAACTCGTACTCGGAAAGCTGTCACTACGTTTTCCGCGGTCGTGCTGCTACATTTGCCAGTATGACTTGGTGTGCACTGATTTTGGCCTGGGAAGTTATTGACATGAGAAGGTCGTTCTTTAAGATGCAACCCGAGACCGACACACCATACACACAATGGATGAAAGATATCTGGTCTAATcagtttttgttttggtCGGTAATTTTCGGCTTCCTCTCGGTCTTCCCTGTGGTTTACATCCCAGTGATCAACGATGATGTCTTCAAGCACAAGGGCATAGGATATGAATGGGGACTTGCGTTTGCATACACAGTTGCGTTCTGGATTGGCGCTGAAGTTTATAAATACTTCAAGAGATGCtacttcaagaacaaaggCAAAGCGCGCAACCCAGAAAACGACTTGGAGAGCAAGCGTGTCCATGACCCCTTCGAGAAGTATAACACTGCACACTCTGGCTCCACTACTTTGCAGGTCACTGTAGGAGACTATAAGAATTGA